The Corynebacterium halotolerans YIM 70093 = DSM 44683 region GGGCGAAGGGCTACCTGGAGGCCTACCAGCGATTCGGGGGCCCCGGGGCGGGGGAGTAGGGTTCGCCTGCCGGGCGGTGGGGCGATGGGACCGGCGGCTGCCTCCATGCCGACCTTGCGGGAGTCCTGACCAGGATCCCCGGACCGGGAGGATCCCGCCGGGTCGATCCCACTCGGTCGATCCCGGGTGCGGGATCGACTCAGTGAAGTCGACCCATCGACAAGCCCGCGTTCTCCGGGAGCAGGATCCCGCAAGGACCGCCTCCAGGTTGCCCCGGACGGCAGTGCGGGAGCGCCCAGGGCAGATCTGCGGCGGCACGCTGCCCGGCCGGGGCCCGGCATCACCTTCGGACGGAAACGACGAAGCCCCAGTAGGCTGCGCAGGCAACCTACCGGGGCTCAACCGGGAAGAACAGGGCTAACGGCCGGAACCGTCCTCCTTGCCGTCCTCGTCCTCGGACTCATCCTTGGCCTCACCGGACTCGTCCTCACCGGACTTGTCCTTCGGTGCCTCCAGGGAATCCTTGGAATCCCCTCCGCGGAGCATCTCCTCGAGCTTGTTGATCTCGGCGATCGGGTCAAAGCCGTCGGCCCCACCCTCGTCGAGGAGCGCGTCGATGAACTCGGCGGAGTTGTCCAGGTGCTCGGCCGACGGCAGGAAGTCCGGGTGGTCCCAGACCTTGTCGCGGCGCTCCTGACCCACGGCGATGTCCGCCCGGCGCCACAGCTCGACGGCCTCGGCGACCTTGGGCGCGGAGAACTCGATGCCGACGACCTTGGCGAAGGCCTGCTCGGCGGAGCCACCGGTGGCACGGCGGCGGCGCCACGCCTCGGTCATGGCGCCGGTCGAGGGGACGCGCTGGCCCATCGCCTCGGTGACCACGTGCTCGACCCAGCCCTCGACGAGGGCGAGCAGGGTCTCCAGACGGGAGACCGCGCCGGCGTTGCGGGAGCTGATCTTCGGGGACAGGTCCATGCCCTGGAGGCGCTGCATCGCGTCCTGGATGGCGGACGGGTCGCCGGACTCCAGGTTGAGGTCGCGGGCGGCCTCCTCGATGTGGGAGGTGTCGATGACCAGGCCGGCGGCATACTCCTCGACGGAGGAGACCAGGCGCTCCACGAGCCACGGGACGTGGCGGAACAGGCGCTGGCGGGCGGCCTCGCGCGCGGCGATGTAGACCAGGATTTCCTGTGCCGGCACGTTGAGGTCCTTGGCGCTGCGGGCGATGTTGCCCGGCAGGATCGCGGTGGTGTCGGCCGGGGCGACGGGCAGGCCGAAGTCCGAACCGGTGAGCGTCTGCTTGGCCAGGTCGCCGAGGGCGTTACCCAGCTGCATGCCGAAGTTCATGCCGGACATCTGGTTCATCATCTGCAGCATCGGGCCCATCATGTCGCGGGCCTCGGCGGGCAGGGAGTCGATCTGTGCCTGGTTCATGTGCTCGGCGACCGGGGTGACCAGCCGCTTCCACATCGGGAGGGTCTCCGTCAGCCAGTCCTCCGCGTTCCAGGCCACGACCCGGCCCTCAGCGGTGGGGAGCACGGTGGCATCATCGAGCCACAGTTCAGCCAGCCGCACCGACTCCTCGACGGCGGAGACGTCCTGGGAACGCACCGCCGGCACCGAATCGATCTGCTGGCGGGCGATGCGCTCCGCCAGCTGGTAGTTCACCGGTCCGGCGCCCTCTGGGGAGTTCATGGACGAGCCCATGCCCGAGAGCATCTGGCCGAACTGGTTGAGCAGGTCGCCCAGGCCACCGGATCCGTCCGCCCCGCCGAATCCGAACGCGCCGAACGGGTTCTGGTTCTGATCGCGACGACGGTCGTCATCATCGTCGTCGTTGTTGAAGGAGAAACCGAAACCGCCTGTATTCATGGGGACCAATCTACCGGGGCGGCGGACCGAATCGCCATGGGGTGGGCAACGCTGACAGCGAACACAGGTACCCTGATCTTCCGTGACCCACCCGAAGACCCACCCGAAGCGACGTCAACAACGTCTGCGGACCCTCGCGTGGGGTGCGGTGCCCGTCGTGGCACTGACCGCGCTGGTGTCCATGGACCACATCCCCGGAACGGAGATCTCCCTGACGGTCCCGTACGCCGCGGAGGGGCCCGGCCCCACCTTCAACACCCTCGGGGAGGTCGACGGGGAACCGGTCGTCGACGTCGAGGGGGTGCCGGTGGACGAGACCTCCGGCAACCTCAACATGACGACGGTGTCGGTGCGCTCCAACATGACGCTCGCTCAGGCGCTGGGCCGCTGGCTGACCACTGACGACACCCTGGTGCCCATCGAGCAGGTATTCCCCCCGAACCGCTCCCCGGAGGAGATCCAGGAGTCCAACCAGCAGGCGTTCACCGCCTCGGAGGCCTCCGCCACCGTCGCCGCGATGAACTACCTCGACGTGCCCATCCAGGTCGCGGTCGTCGACGTGCTCCCGGATTCCGCCGCGGCCGGGCACGTCGAACCCGGCGACGTGGTCACCGCCGTGGACGGCGCGCCCGTCGACATGCCCGGACAGGTGCGCCAGCAGGTGCAGGCGAAGCAGCCGGGCGACGAGGTGGTGCTGGGCCTGGAACGCGACGGCGAACGCATCGACCGCACCGTCACCCTCGGTGAGCATCCGGACGATCCGGCGGTGGCGCTGCTGGGCATCACGATGACCTCCGAACCCACCGAGGACATGTCCGTGGAGTACAACCTCACCGACATCGGCGGCCCGAGCGCGGGGATGATGTTCTCGCTCGCGGTCATCGACAAGCTCTCTCCCGGGGAGCTCAACGGCGGGAAGTTCGTCGCCGGCACCGGCACCATCTCCGAGGACGGGACGGTCGGCCCCATCGGCGGCATCGTGCACAAGGTGCGCGCCGCCGAGGAGATCGGCGCCGAGCTCTTCCTCGCCCCGGCCGCCAACTGCGCCGAGGCCGTCAGCCGCGACCCGGAGGATCTGGTGGTCGCCCGGGTGGAGACCCTCGAGGACGCGATCGAGCAGATGGAGAACTTCGCCGCCGGCGAGGCCGTCGACACCTGCACCGCCAGTTAGCTACTCAGCGGTCTCCGTGGTGGTCTCCGAGGCGTCGGCGTCCTCGGTCGGCTGTGTGACCAGGCCCAGATCATGGATCTGCTCCTCCGGGTCCACCTGGTCGGAGGAGACCATCTGCTGCATGACCAGGCCCTCCTCATTGTCGACGACCGTGATCACCGCCGTGGTGCCCAGCGTCGACCAGCCCACCACCCGGCGGCCGGTGTCCTCGACCACCCGCGAGCTGCGCAGCTCGGTGAGCAGCTGGGTCGTCGACGCGGCCTTGGCGGAGGAGCTGAAGAACTGGAACTGGCCGATCTCGGGGCCGGAGCACTCGAAGGACTTCTCGATGCCGGTGGGGTTGCAGGTCTCGAACTGCTCGAACACCGCCCGCGGTGCCAGCGAGCTGAACTCCTCGTAGACGGGCTCGACCTCGGGACTCATACCTCCGCCGTTCTTGTCCGCCGACGTGGTCGTCTCCTCCGCGGCGGTGTCGGTCGCGGACGTCGTGCTCGTGGGCGCCGACGTGTCCGTGGTGGCCGTCGTGTTCGTCGCCGGGGTCGTCGGGGACGTCGTCGTCTCGGTCGCGGAGGGTGTCTCTCCGCCGGGAGCGGGTTCCTCGCCCGTCCCGCAGGCCACCAGACCGGTGCTCAGCAGCAGGGTTGCTGCGGCGACGGCGAGGCGGGGCAGGCGGGTGGAACTCACGAGGGGATTACTCCTGGGAAGGCGGACGGAACGGATTCCGCGGGGCACGGGTACCCGGTCATTCTAGTCGAGGGCGCCGGGGTCCTGCTCAAGCCCGTAGCGCAGGGCGGCGATGACCCCGGGCGCCACCCCCGGCCCGCCACGCAACTCGATGTCGTCCTCGGCGAAGGGGCCGGCCGCCTCGATCTCCTCCTCGGTGGGGCGCTGCTGCAGCAGCGTCAGCTCGACGTCCTCGGTGCGCAGCACGCCGGAGAACAGCCGTGCCGGACGCGGCTCGGCGTCGTCGGAGGTGTCGCGGAAAAGGATCTCCTGGGCCAGGATCACGCCGCTGACCTGTGCGGGCCACGCCAGCCGGGAGACGTAGTCACCGAGCTCATCGGAGCCGGGGCGCAGGTGGCCGGGCAGGTCCTGGACGACCAGGGTCAGCGGGGCGGCGTCGTCGGGATCGTCGAGCTGGTCGACGAGTAGACGGGACGGCACCAGCGCGAAGAGGCTGGGGGAGGCCTCCCAACCTTCCGCGTGAACGAACTCCACGGCCTCCATCATGGCCTTGTTCAGCGCCTGCGGGGTGGACTCGGGTGCAGTCATGGCCGGGTTCCTCTTGGTCAATCGGGGGTGCAGTTCTCTAGGCTAGGACACTACACCGGTATTTCGTTATCAATAGTGCTTAGGAGCTGGACTTGGCGACCGGCCTTTCTCAACCCTCCCCACCTATGAAACGCCCACCCCGCGTGCTCAGCTGGATCATCGGCATCATCGCCGTCCTAGTGATCGTCGCACCGATGTTCGTGGGCTTCTACACCGACTGGCTGTGGTTCGGCGAAGTCGACTTCCGTGGCGTGTTCACGAAGGTCGTGCTCACCAGAGTCGTCCTGTTCCTGATCTTCGGCCTGCTCGCGGGCCTCATCGTCTGGCTCGCGGGCTTCTTCACGTGGCGTAACCGCCCTGATGACCTCGCGAGCATGGACATGAACTCCCCGCTCCACCAGTACCGCCAGGTCGTGGAGCGATCCGTGAAGGCGCTGCTGATCGGCGTGCCTGTCGTCATCGGCCTGATCGCCGGTTTCATCGGTCAGAGCACGTGGCGCACCGTCATGCTCTTCCTCAACCGGGAGCCCTTCGGCGTCGACGATCCGCAGTTCGGCAATGACCTCGGCTTCTACGCCTTCTCCGTGCCCATGCTGCGACTGCTCGTGGACACCTTCTCCCTGCTGCTGATCATCGCGTTCCTCATCGCGCTGTTCGGCCACTACCTGCTCGGCAACATCCGTATCGGCAACCAGGCCATGGGAGTCAAGGGGCAGGTCGCCAGGGCGGCCCGCATCCAGCTGGCCGTCACCGCCGGTCTGTGGATGCTGCTGCGTGTTGCCAGCTACTGGCTCGACCGCTACGACCTGCTCTACTCGCAGCAGGACATCTTCACCGGCGCCAGCTACACGGACATCAACGCCGTTCTGCCGGCGAAAATCATCCTGATGGTCATCGCCGCGCTCGTGGCCGTGGCGTTCTTCTCCGCCGTGGTGCTCAAGGACCTGCGCATTCCCGGCCTGGCCGTGGTGCTCATGCTCGTCTCCTCGGTGGTCATCGGAACCGCCTGGCCGTTGCTGCTGGAGCGCTTCTCCGTCGCCCCGAACCGGGCGGCCAAGGAGTCCGAGTACATCTCCCGCAACATCGATTTCACCCGGTACGCCTATGGGCTGACCGACGAGAACGTCGACTACCGCGAGAACTGGGGCGCCGAGGGGGCCTCGGACGAGGAGGTCGCCTCCGATGAGGCGACGATCTCCAATATCCGTCTCCTGGATCCGGACATCCTTTCCCCGACGTTCACCCAGATGCAGCAGCTGCGTAACTTCTACGGCTTCCCGGAGACCCTGGCGGTGGACCGCTACGAGGTTGACGGCGAGATGCGCGACTTCGTCGTCGCCGCCCGCGAGATCGACCCGAACGCCCTGCAGGGCAACCAGGCCACGTGGATCAACCGTCACACCGTCTACACCCACGGCAACGGCTTCGTGGCCGCGCAGGCCAACACCGTCGACGAGGCGGCCCAGGACGCCGGCTCCACCCGTGGTGGTTTCCCGGTCTTCACGGTCTCTGACCTGCAGACCAACGCCATCGCGGAGGAGGCCAACGGCGCTGAGGAGCTCGGCATCCAGGTCGATCAGCCGCGCATCTACTACGGTCCGGTCATCGCCTCGGCCGCCGACGGCGCGGACTACGCCATTGTCGGCGCCACCGGCAGCGGTCCGGTCGAGTACGACACGGACAACTCCTCCTACACCTACACCGGTGAGGGCGGCGTCGACATCGGAAACTGGTTCAACCGCACGGCCTTCGCGCTGAAGTACCAGGAGATGAACCTCCTCCTGTCCGACCGTGTCGGCGGCGATTCCAAGATCCTCTTCGACCGTGACCCGCGCCAGCGCGTGGAGAAGGTCGCCCCCTGGCTGACCACAGACTCCAAGACCTACCCGGCGGTGATCGACGGCCGCATCAAGTGGATCGTTGACGGCTACACCACGCTGAGCAACCTGCCCTACTCCGAGCAGACCTCCCTGACGG contains the following coding sequences:
- a CDS encoding zinc-dependent metalloprotease, whose protein sequence is MNTGGFGFSFNNDDDDDDRRRDQNQNPFGAFGFGGADGSGGLGDLLNQFGQMLSGMGSSMNSPEGAGPVNYQLAERIARQQIDSVPAVRSQDVSAVEESVRLAELWLDDATVLPTAEGRVVAWNAEDWLTETLPMWKRLVTPVAEHMNQAQIDSLPAEARDMMGPMLQMMNQMSGMNFGMQLGNALGDLAKQTLTGSDFGLPVAPADTTAILPGNIARSAKDLNVPAQEILVYIAAREAARQRLFRHVPWLVERLVSSVEEYAAGLVIDTSHIEEAARDLNLESGDPSAIQDAMQRLQGMDLSPKISSRNAGAVSRLETLLALVEGWVEHVVTEAMGQRVPSTGAMTEAWRRRRATGGSAEQAFAKVVGIEFSAPKVAEAVELWRRADIAVGQERRDKVWDHPDFLPSAEHLDNSAEFIDALLDEGGADGFDPIAEINKLEEMLRGGDSKDSLEAPKDKSGEDESGEAKDESEDEDGKEDGSGR
- a CDS encoding YlbL family protein, producing MTHPKTHPKRRQQRLRTLAWGAVPVVALTALVSMDHIPGTEISLTVPYAAEGPGPTFNTLGEVDGEPVVDVEGVPVDETSGNLNMTTVSVRSNMTLAQALGRWLTTDDTLVPIEQVFPPNRSPEEIQESNQQAFTASEASATVAAMNYLDVPIQVAVVDVLPDSAAAGHVEPGDVVTAVDGAPVDMPGQVRQQVQAKQPGDEVVLGLERDGERIDRTVTLGEHPDDPAVALLGITMTSEPTEDMSVEYNLTDIGGPSAGMMFSLAVIDKLSPGELNGGKFVAGTGTISEDGTVGPIGGIVHKVRAAEEIGAELFLAPAANCAEAVSRDPEDLVVARVETLEDAIEQMENFAAGEAVDTCTAS
- a CDS encoding PPA1309 family protein, which gives rise to MTAPESTPQALNKAMMEAVEFVHAEGWEASPSLFALVPSRLLVDQLDDPDDAAPLTLVVQDLPGHLRPGSDELGDYVSRLAWPAQVSGVILAQEILFRDTSDDAEPRPARLFSGVLRTEDVELTLLQQRPTEEEIEAAGPFAEDDIELRGGPGVAPGVIAALRYGLEQDPGALD
- a CDS encoding UPF0182 family protein, coding for MATGLSQPSPPMKRPPRVLSWIIGIIAVLVIVAPMFVGFYTDWLWFGEVDFRGVFTKVVLTRVVLFLIFGLLAGLIVWLAGFFTWRNRPDDLASMDMNSPLHQYRQVVERSVKALLIGVPVVIGLIAGFIGQSTWRTVMLFLNREPFGVDDPQFGNDLGFYAFSVPMLRLLVDTFSLLLIIAFLIALFGHYLLGNIRIGNQAMGVKGQVARAARIQLAVTAGLWMLLRVASYWLDRYDLLYSQQDIFTGASYTDINAVLPAKIILMVIAALVAVAFFSAVVLKDLRIPGLAVVLMLVSSVVIGTAWPLLLERFSVAPNRAAKESEYISRNIDFTRYAYGLTDENVDYRENWGAEGASDEEVASDEATISNIRLLDPDILSPTFTQMQQLRNFYGFPETLAVDRYEVDGEMRDFVVAAREIDPNALQGNQATWINRHTVYTHGNGFVAAQANTVDEAAQDAGSTRGGFPVFTVSDLQTNAIAEEANGAEELGIQVDQPRIYYGPVIASAADGADYAIVGATGSGPVEYDTDNSSYTYTGEGGVDIGNWFNRTAFALKYQEMNLLLSDRVGGDSKILFDRDPRQRVEKVAPWLTTDSKTYPAVIDGRIKWIVDGYTTLSNLPYSEQTSLTDTTQDALNPDGTSQRLITDNVGYIRNSVKATVDAYDGSVELYAFDEEDPVLKAWQGIFPGTVNPKSEISDELQEHLRYPEDMFKVQRELLTRYHVSDPLVFYTNDAFWSVPGDPTAPEGRQELAQPPYYVVASDPETAEPSFQLITPFRGLQREFLSAHMSVSSDPEDYGEITVRVLPTNTQTQGPKQAQDAMMSSDQVARDRTLWEGTNDLHNGNLLTLPVGGGEILYVEPIYSQRSNQASAFPKLLRVLVSYKGRVGYAPTVSQALSQVGIDPRAAQDIDMVDEGDVEQPTETPEGEQPDEAEETTPATPPAGGAGSEGEAIQRINDALSDLETARNGSFEEYGRALDALDRAVEEYQNLTGEAAPVE